One segment of Hippopotamus amphibius kiboko isolate mHipAmp2 chromosome 2, mHipAmp2.hap2, whole genome shotgun sequence DNA contains the following:
- the DMRT3 gene encoding doublesex- and mab-3-related transcription factor 3: MNGYGSPYLYMGGPVSQPPRAPLQRTPKCARCRNHGVLSWLKGHKRYCRFKDCTCEKCILIIERQRVMAAQVALRRQQANESLESLIPDSLRALPGPPPPGDAAAAAPQPPPPPPTSQPSQPPPRPAAELAAAAALRWAAEPQPGALQAQLAKPDLSEERLGDGRAADNTEAFSDKDTDQRSSPDVTKSKGCFTPDSPEIVSVDEAGYAVRKDGGSSESRPDSPKYPGEQNQLLIEGPSGTVSLPFSLKANRPPLDVLKKIFPNQKPTVLELILKGCGGDLVSAVEVLLSSRSSGSAADRTSAEPEGLVLPSNGHLFEHTLSSYPISSSKWSVGSAFRVPDTLRFSADSSNVVPSPLAVPLQHPFPQPPRYPLMLRNTLARNQSSPFLPNDVTLWNTMTLQQQYQLRSQYVSPFPTNSASVFRSSPVLPARAPEDPRISIPDDGCPLVSKQSIYTEDDYDERSDSSDSRILNASS, from the exons ATGAACGGCTACGGCTCCCCCTACCTGTACATGGGCGGCCCGGTGTCGCAGCCGCCGCGGGCGCCCCTGCAGCGCACGCCCAAGTGCGCGCGCTGCCGCAACCACGGCGTGCTGTCCTGGCTCAAGGGCCACAAGCGCTACTGCCGCTTCAAAGACTGCACCTGCGAGAAGTGCATCCTTATCATCGAGCGGCAGCGGGTCATGGCGGCGCAGGTGGCGCTGCGCAGGCAGCAGGCCAACGAGAGCCTGGAGAGCCTCATCCCCGACTCGCTGCGCGCCCTGCCGGGACCCCCGCCGCCAGgagacgccgccgccgccgccccgcagccgccgccgccgccgccgaccTCGCAGCCGTCTCAGCCCCCGCCGCGCCCCGCTGCGGAGTTGGCTGCGGCCGCCGCCCTGCGCTGGGCCGCCGAGCCCCAGCCTGGGGCGCTGCAGGCGCAGCTCGCCAAGCCAG ATTTGAGTGAAGAACGACTCGGGGACGGCAGGGCCGCCGACAACACCGAGGCCTTCAGCGACAAGGACACGGACCAGAGGAGTTCCCCAGATGTGACCAAAAGTAAGGGCTGCTTCACGCCCGACAGCCCCGAGATCGTGTCGGTGGACGAAGCGGGGTACGCGGTCCGGAAGGACGGAGGCAGCTCCGAGAGCCGCCCCGACAGCCCCAAGTACCCCGGTGAGCAGAATCAGCTCCTGATCGAGGGTCCCTCGGGGACTGTGTCGCTGCCCTTCAGCTTGAAAGCCAACAGACCGCCCCTGGacgtcttaaaaaaaatcttccccaaCCAGAAGCCCACGGTGCTGGAGCTGATCCTGAAGGGCTGCGGGGGCGACCTGGTGAGCGCCGTGGAGGTCCTGCTCTCCAGCCGCTCCTCCGGCTCGGCCGCCGACCGAACTTCGGCCGAGCCCGAGGGCCTGGTGCTGCCCTCCAACGGGCACCTCTTCGAACACACCTTGAGCTCCTACCCCATCTCCTCTTCCAAATGGTCCGTGGGCTCGGCCTTTAGAGTCCCGGACACGTTGAGGTTTTCCGCCGACTCCAGTAACGTGGTCCCCAGTCCCCTGGCCGTGCCCCTGCAGCACCCGTTCCCCCAGCCGCCCCGGTACCCCCTGATGCTGAGGAATACTTTGGCTAGAAACCAGTCGAGCCCCTTTTTGCCCAACGATGTCACCCTGTGGAACACCATGACGTTGCAGCAGCAGTACCAGCTGAGGTCCCAGTACGTCAGCCCTTTCCCCACTAACTCTGCCAGCGTCTTCAGAAGCTCACCTGTCctccccgcccgcgcccccgaGGACCCTCGGATCTCCATCCCCGATGACGGGTGTCCCCTTGTGTCAAAGCAGTCCATCTACACCGAGGACGACTATGACGAGAGGTCTGACTCCTCAGACTCTAGAATACTCAACGCATCATCTTAA